The Topomyia yanbarensis strain Yona2022 chromosome 3, ASM3024719v1, whole genome shotgun sequence nucleotide sequence GGAAGCAGAACGAGCCTTGTCGAAGATATCGCGAACGTTGGCTTCCGATTCACCAAACCACATAGTTAACAGTTCCGGACCCTTTACCGAGATGAAATTAGCCTGACactcgttagcaatagccttgGCCAGCAAGGTTTTACCGCAACCTGGCGGTCCATAGAATAGCACACCACGCGATGGCTGCATGCCGAACTTCAAAAACTTATCGGGATGTTCAACCGGATACTGCACCAATTCCTGCAATTCCTGTTTGACGTTCTCCAAGCCACCGATATCAGTCCATGTTGTGTTGGGAACTTCGACAACCGTTTCGCGTAATGCCGAAGGGCTCGATTTGGTCATAGCATAGCGGAAGTTCTCCATAGAAACGGCCAGAGAATTCAACACCTCGGCATCAATCTGGTCATCCTCCAAGTCGATCAAATCCATTTTTTCACGAATCTGTTGCAGTGCTGCTTCTGAGCACAGGGAGGCCAAATCAGCACCAACATGTCCATGAGATTCGGCAGCAATCTGTTCGAGATCAACATCATCGGCAAGTTTCATGTTTTTGGTGTGGATTCTGAGCACTTCCAATCTTCCGGTAGCATCAGGAATACCAATATCAATCTCCCGATCGAATCGCCCAAATCGACGCAGTGCCGGATCAATCGAGTTCGGTCGATTTGTCGCAGCCATTACAATAACATGCGCGCTCTTTTTCATACCGTCCATCAGTGTCAGCAGCTGGGAAACGATACGACGCTCCACTTCACCGTGCGTCTTCTCGCGCTTCGGTGCAATTGCATCGAGTTCATCAATGAAGATGATGgccggtgaatttttttccgctTCCTCAAATGCCTTTCGTAGATTCGACTCGGACTCTCCAGCCAACTTAGACATAATTTCCGGACCGTTGATAAGGAAAAAGAACGCTCCAGTCTCGTTGGCAACTGCACGTGCAATCAGGGTCTTACCCGTACCGGGCGGACCATACATGAGGATACCTCTTGGCGGCTTAACACCAATAGCCTTGAACAACGACGGATGTCTTAATGGAAGCTCAACCATCTCCTTAATTTGAGCCAGTTGCTTACGGCATCCACCGATATCATCATATCCAACAGCGTTCAAAGCCTCTTCCTCTTCTTCACGCTTGATTGGGTCACCCTCACAGTGAATCACCGTATCCGGAGCCACAATACAAAACGGTGATGGATCTGCTCCGACCACCTTGAACTCAACGGCCCGCATACCACCACGGACAATGAAAGTATCATCCTTATGAATTGGTCGATAAGCTTCGAGGAAGTATGGTttcaaataaacatcaaatagaTTGCCGGTCAATCCTTCAACGGTATCGTCAAGTGGTAGGATGTGTACCCGCTTGCCGTACTTGACATCCGGGCAGGATTGGATTGACACGATGTCTCCCAAACGGACGCGCAAATTATTACGCACAACGCGATTCATACGGATATTCTCATCCGGACAGTTATCATCCGAGAGTACGATACATACCGTCTCCTTACGCCGTTTTCCCTTGAGTAGCACGGTATCTCCACGGAACAGTTGCAGTTCGTCCATTTTAACCTGTTGcaaagaagaaaataaaaacattaagGGCATTTGCAAAATGATGTGTTTAGCAAATTGTCTACAGTATAACATAGCGGTACGGTTGGCCGATAGCAGGCGGTTGCCCGGTCTGGTTTCCGCTAAGGGTGCCAGCCGTAGGGGGCGCAGAAATCTTGATccgcttaaaaaaatttcaagaataAGTTATAAAATAATTCATTTCAAGGATTAGTGTGACATTTCAAGGAATGCATTAGGCAGCTTCACACAGAatcccttctttttgtttaaacagatGGTAGGGTGGTTCTGATTTCAGCgatatttaaaattgaactttttacgattcgagatagagctttactgtcttcgatgaagttgtagagcagccCAATtcagacaaatttgctgaagacatgcaagcgcTCGCTTTTATACTGTTCATTACACTATAAATCCTAAtataagctttagggtgttccttaaaaagacgggttttatttatataacttttgtagttttttattttacactaaagtgcCCTTttgacaacttgaagattattttagggtgcataatttgctttaaaacatctgctaccaaacctttttcgttttaaagttatggGAACTCTTATAtaacaaataaaactttttcaaatagcgttacccaagcaaccaaaagttcgtatgAGGGAGCTGTAGAAGCTTCCCGTTTTAAGTAAACAGCGGCTAAAACAACTTTCAAATTACATTAAAGCTTACGGTATAGGATATCTTCGATTagggcacttaacattaaataccgttactgtcatatgaaatagcgtactttgtagtatagacgaggggaacgtcacttcagaataattgttatattctgttcgattttgcatgaattttcattttttttggcaATTTTAGAAAATTCGTAATTTTCTATCACATCGAGTAttgctaaaatatttgaaaaaaattcaacaaatttaaCCAATCTCAACCCATTTTTGCTCGAGTTCCAATCAATTTGATGTAACTGGCAACTCTGCATGCTCTATTTTCGAAACTTTCAATAATTCGGgctacaaaatttatgtttctgTTTTGATTTGTTCCTGTTGTTATGCTGCTGGCaatgttttattttgattttatcgAGCACTGAAACTGTCAAAACGTGAAATTCGAGCgattcgatttattttttatgacacatttcaaacTATCCTCGGCCATTCCAAACCATTATCAAGTAATGTCGGaaattcgaatccattttgatcTAACCAataccaatttttataaatctaatcagaattttaaattataagttTATTTCATCAACAAATCACGGCGTGTCGTTCCCTTCGAGTATAGATCATCAAAAATGACAAACGcgttttttatatcttgcaatatttacacaaaaaatggtttatttttaggaaaaaGTATGTATAGCTTTCTAATGAGAAAAATTATCAaattatctgaaagtatttctaaagtgattttaatgaaaaatcaaaactgcaagttAAGCAAAGAAAACCATTTGGTAAGAAACACCgtcatttttttggtaaatttctagtaaaatgaaaagtacacgacagAGAGTTTCAGTGCCCTCGacgaagttttttaaaattttattttcttcaattttctggaagacagcgaaatTCTATCGCGAaccattaaaaaaattaaatttctgctAATAAAAACTAGAActaccctacccactatttaaaataatagaaaagtattgttaaatgcaatattttatcaaggAAACGCCActgtattttttatattgtccaccgtgaaagtaatctaaacatattacaaagggtcaattcatgaaaaaaaaacaaatttttaagataactttttcagttttcactttttttcaGCCTATCCTTTAGATATATTGCAGTTTCTAAGACAAACATATTCTTCTAACACATCAAAAATCtagcttctattattcaaaagatacACTGCTGGTCAATAGAATAGGTGTgaagtaaaaatacattaaattttgagttttctctaaaaatatttttatattcaaatattttaaagtCAGGCACAttcgaaaatatgaaaaagaacacttttatttgtaaattaaatgttataCTTTGTCGTAACTCTTTCTTctccatgaaatccaaaaaagtacctggtcaatgaaataggtgtattgtaatctatttcattaaaattgttcaaatccaatgattttaagacttcaacatttttaacaactagtaacctgtgtaagctcccttattcaaccaaatatcatccatttgtcttggcattgagtcattcaaacgctgataaATTTCCGTTGGCATAGGGTAGcattccttttaagctgctttccacaagcgatccttatttgtgaaatttcgatcgaataacttctttttaagtacattccgtaaattttctacgggattgatgacaggagattggtatggtccgaaattatagtcactttattatcccgaaatcattcctttacatacttcgatgtgtatttttggtcaatatcttgctgaaactgtcatgtaaaggcacgttatctttggcataggactgcatgacatcctttggactgtccatcctttagccttgcattcgaatcttgccattatagtggcgttacgaagaataggacctgcgccattccacgaaaagcaagccgcaaacctcattgttctcgcctccgtgctttaccatattttgcgtgtgttgcagatcaaactgtttgcactttgaacgtttaacgtttcgttgtgcatcggaggaaaacaggtttacctttgattcgtccctccgaaggatatgtcgccattttttgattccttctgaatcaggcccattaacgctgttgaaaagcaaattgcatttttcttcaaatgctttggcttcgaaatagtggaaccttcttagcaattctttctggaagattggaatttTATGGCCTATagcgaactgttctcggacctaccttttccaatttgtgctgaattggtcttggatgacgcgaatggatcagatttcgctaaaattgcaatacgatggttagctgctgtagatgttttcttgggttttttgcgtgttttcttttttcaacggttttaaggcatttgtaacgAGGTTTTCGGACCGCCGcagtgtattcgcgatttaattatacgtcttatcttcttgaacaaaatttcttagcaaaactcgttccacttgagtacagtgagaAGCTCGAgccattctataacaaatctttgacttattcaacatttaaatacatttattatcacgcagaattcaaacttcaccaaataaaacgtataatggaattatgtaaaataataacacgttaatatatttcacacacctattatattgaccacacgaaaaagccggcggtagtcttgttttgcatcttgacaaagatagcaaatataatcagcgccaacaacccactagtaacttgacagatcTCAAGGCTTCTATGTGCGAtaggtgtgattgagactgctgcaacttggtatgcgtaattgagagaaaaaacaaaataatctatcacacacctattttattggccagcagtgtataagcattaaatatatcaaaaatagattttttaatgaattttatgaaatttaaaaaaatatggctttcgccattttttgctcaattataaatttaatcatGGTCTTATTTATAGTTGAAAGagaattatcttttgtttgccccaatgagtgatattgttattccaaagaACCCCAGCTAGACACGTGGTACcacgaaacaaattattcgccttaaaacaatcttaaagttgtccgaAGACTACTTCAGCTTTAAATCACTGTGCAGACTGGTCAGTGGCATTTTTGTTTCGGGACATCGAACCATTTGTGCAGTGTCCTGAGTTATGTTATTCCGATTTTCTTTAATTTCGGTTTGATAATTGCCCCATATTTTTCGATTAGGCGGAATTTGTCCCTCCCCTAGTTTGATGGGTTTGactgtattgcaaacatcatcaagcaaattgagtgcatcagtgctaaagaATGTCTAACAGACAATTCCTTtaggatggttattgcattacatctCGATACATCGcacatcgaggagaccgagaggacttatgggccttttttatgttttttatattCTTAATTCTACGAGAATTGA carries:
- the LOC131689018 gene encoding transitional endoplasmic reticulum ATPase TER94, with protein sequence MAEGKNEDLATAILKRKDRPNRLIVDEAVNDDNSVISLSQVKMDELQLFRGDTVLLKGKRRKETVCIVLSDDNCPDENIRMNRVVRNNLRVRLGDIVSIQSCPDVKYGKRVHILPLDDTVEGLTGNLFDVYLKPYFLEAYRPIHKDDTFIVRGGMRAVEFKVVGADPSPFCIVAPDTVIHCEGDPIKREEEEEALNAVGYDDIGGCRKQLAQIKEMVELPLRHPSLFKAIGVKPPRGILMYGPPGTGKTLIARAVANETGAFFFLINGPEIMSKLAGESESNLRKAFEEAEKNSPAIIFIDELDAIAPKREKTHGEVERRIVSQLLTLMDGMKKSAHVIVMAATNRPNSIDPALRRFGRFDREIDIGIPDATGRLEVLRIHTKNMKLADDVDLEQIAAESHGHVGADLASLCSEAALQQIREKMDLIDLEDDQIDAEVLNSLAVSMENFRYAMTKSSPSALRETVVEVPNTTWTDIGGLENVKQELQELVQYPVEHPDKFLKFGMQPSRGVLFYGPPGCGKTLLAKAIANECQANFISVKGPELLTMWFGESEANVRDIFDKARSASPCVLFFDELDSIAKSRGGNVGDAGGAADRVINQILTEMDGMGAKKNVFIIGATNRPDIIDPAILRPGRLDQLIYIPLPDDKSREAILKANLRKSPVATDVDLTYVAKVTQGFSGADLTEICQRACKLAIRQAIEAEIRRERERTEKQSSAMDMDEDDPVPEITRAHFEEAMKFARRSVSDNDIRKYEMFAQTLQQSRGFGNNFRFPGGQGGSSSQGQGPNQPTSNPGDNGDDDLYS